A genomic window from Candidatus Denitrolinea symbiosum includes:
- a CDS encoding type I-E CRISPR-associated endoribonuclease Cas2 produces the protein MIVMILEKVPLRLRGELTRWLIEPRHGMFVGHVNAMVRERLWEKCCKARGTGGVVQIWSTNTEQHFAMRMNGETSRQVVELEGLQLIRIPIEPGEKIEEAPPDMDEKP, from the coding sequence ATGATCGTTATGATTCTCGAAAAAGTCCCTTTGCGCTTGCGCGGCGAATTAACCCGTTGGTTGATCGAACCACGTCATGGTATGTTTGTTGGGCACGTGAATGCAATGGTCCGCGAACGCTTGTGGGAAAAATGCTGTAAAGCACGAGGGACTGGCGGAGTAGTTCAAATCTGGTCCACCAATACCGAACAGCATTTCGCCATGCGTATGAATGGAGAGACGTCTCGTCAGGTGGTTGAGTTAGAGGGCTTACAATTGATTAGAATTCCCATCGAACCTGGAGAAAAAATTGAGGAGGCACCCCCAGATATGGACGAAAAGCCGTAA
- a CDS encoding type I-E CRISPR-associated endonuclease Cas1: MQDLHELPKLRDSLSYLYVEHAVLNQKDHAIEYIREDEGRVMIPVAALSTLLLGPGTRITHAAVRTLADNGCSIVWVGEAGTKFYAQGCGETRRSFHLLRQAEMLCDAQKHMEVVRKMYQMRFPEQLDPSLALEQIRGMEGARVRSAYYQASKTYGVTWHGRNYDRGNWSNSDPINRALSSANALLNSLCHTAIVSGGYSPALGFVHTGKQLSFVYDIADLYKAEFTIPLAFRIVSESTDRVDTRVRVACREKFREAKLLERILPDIDNLFQIDSLSLADSANYDQDAALPGPLWDDPESEEAE; this comes from the coding sequence ATGCAAGACTTACACGAACTCCCCAAGTTGCGTGATAGTTTAAGCTACCTGTATGTGGAACATGCCGTGCTCAACCAAAAGGATCACGCCATCGAGTACATTCGTGAGGATGAGGGCCGCGTGATGATTCCCGTCGCGGCCCTCTCCACGCTTCTGCTGGGACCCGGCACTCGTATCACCCATGCCGCGGTCCGTACGCTGGCAGACAATGGTTGCTCTATTGTCTGGGTAGGAGAGGCAGGTACCAAGTTCTATGCCCAGGGTTGTGGTGAAACGCGACGGTCCTTCCACCTTTTGCGTCAGGCAGAAATGTTGTGTGACGCACAAAAGCACATGGAGGTTGTCCGAAAGATGTATCAGATGCGCTTTCCCGAACAACTCGATCCAAGCCTGGCCCTGGAGCAGATTCGCGGAATGGAGGGAGCGCGCGTCCGTAGCGCATACTACCAGGCCAGCAAGACCTACGGCGTGACCTGGCATGGTCGAAATTATGACCGCGGCAATTGGAGCAATAGCGATCCGATCAACCGTGCTCTTTCATCGGCAAATGCCTTACTAAACAGCCTTTGTCATACGGCGATTGTTTCAGGCGGCTACTCCCCTGCCTTGGGGTTCGTCCACACCGGGAAACAGCTTTCATTTGTTTACGACATTGCCGATCTCTACAAGGCCGAATTCACGATTCCGCTTGCTTTCCGGATCGTATCTGAATCCACTGATCGTGTTGACACACGCGTGCGCGTTGCCTGCCGGGAGAAATTTCGTGAGGCGAAGTTGCTGGAACGCATTCTGCCGGATATTGACAATCTTTTTCAAATTGATTCGCTGTCTCTTGCCGATTCAGCGAACTACGATCAAGACGCCGCCCTACCCGGCCCGCTTTGGGACGACCCAGAAAGTGAAGAGGCTGAATGA
- a CDS encoding CRISPR/Cas system-associated RAMP superfamily protein: MYLSRLILNPRSRQVRNELADPYELHRTVCQAFPDANYKANEPSGILFRLDIHPRIYIPTLLVQSLWKPSWDFLRIEKKDYLLGENELPLDVENPSFKEMNLQLREGQAIAFRLRANPTVKKDREGKGQGRRLGLIHEGDQLKWLERKINSAGSALVSARISGEEFAKGKLFSERTDEKRMRFLSVQFDGILQVNDPGLLVQAVKSGIGSGKGLGFGLLSLAPVRR; the protein is encoded by the coding sequence ATGTACCTCTCCCGCCTCATCCTCAACCCGCGTTCGCGGCAAGTGCGAAACGAACTGGCAGACCCGTATGAACTCCATCGAACAGTTTGCCAGGCGTTTCCTGACGCGAATTATAAGGCTAATGAGCCATCTGGCATTCTCTTTCGTTTGGATATCCACCCACGTATCTACATCCCCACCCTGCTGGTGCAATCACTTTGGAAGCCAAGTTGGGATTTTCTTCGCATTGAAAAGAAAGACTACCTGTTGGGAGAGAACGAACTGCCTTTGGATGTGGAAAATCCTTCCTTCAAGGAAATGAACCTGCAACTACGCGAGGGGCAAGCGATTGCTTTTCGTCTGCGCGCCAACCCGACGGTCAAAAAAGATCGGGAAGGAAAAGGGCAGGGACGTCGCTTGGGACTCATCCACGAAGGAGACCAGCTAAAGTGGTTGGAACGAAAAATCAACTCAGCGGGAAGCGCTCTGGTTTCGGCGCGTATCTCGGGCGAAGAGTTCGCAAAAGGAAAGTTGTTCTCCGAACGAACGGATGAAAAACGAATGCGCTTTTTATCTGTACAGTTCGACGGCATTTTACAAGTAAACGATCCCGGCCTGTTGGTGCAAGCAGTCAAGTCGGGAATTGGAAGCGGTAAGGGACTGGGTTTCGGCCTCTTGTCACTTGCCCCCGTTCGTCGGTAA
- a CDS encoding CRISPR-associated protein Cas5 — protein sequence MNTLLIRLSAPMQSWGTQSRFTVRDTGLEPSKSGVLGLLCAALGIDREDDGSLQPLASLRMGVRVDREGLLKVDYHTAKNVRMANGKTKDTEVSNRYYLADAVFLVGLESEDLALLEKIQSALGKPVWALFFGRKAFVPSESIVLTDGSGLPVGLRKGESLEQSLKGYPTLCPSEKEKLRVVLEDTDGAIVRTDQPLSFSRERRKFAPRRVTVAFFDVPESTKEVA from the coding sequence ATGAACACACTCCTCATTCGCTTAAGCGCCCCCATGCAATCCTGGGGGACGCAAAGCCGATTCACCGTGCGTGATACGGGGCTAGAACCATCCAAGAGCGGCGTGCTGGGCTTGCTCTGCGCGGCTCTCGGTATTGACCGCGAAGACGATGGCAGCTTGCAACCGCTTGCTTCCCTGCGCATGGGAGTCCGTGTGGACAGGGAAGGTTTGCTGAAAGTGGACTATCACACCGCAAAAAACGTCCGCATGGCAAACGGCAAAACGAAAGATACCGAAGTATCCAACCGCTACTACCTAGCCGATGCCGTCTTTCTTGTTGGGCTGGAAAGCGAAGATCTTGCTCTGTTGGAAAAGATTCAAAGCGCTTTGGGTAAACCAGTCTGGGCATTGTTCTTTGGACGTAAGGCATTTGTGCCATCCGAATCGATTGTGCTGACCGATGGTTCTGGCTTGCCCGTCGGTTTACGAAAAGGTGAATCGCTTGAACAATCTCTAAAAGGCTATCCGACACTTTGTCCATCTGAAAAAGAAAAACTGCGCGTGGTGTTGGAAGACACGGACGGAGCAATCGTTCGAACCGATCAGCCGCTGTCCTTCTCACGCGAGCGGCGCAAGTTTGCCCCTCGCCGCGTGACGGTTGCATTTTTTGATGTGCCTGAATCTACAAAGGAGGTTGCCTAA
- a CDS encoding type I-E CRISPR-associated protein Cas7/Cse4/CasC encodes MFIELHILQNFAPSNLNRDDTGNPKDTEFGGVRRARISSQAIKRAMRKHDVFKNTVKTDIGFRTRYLTRKLNGLLEKSNKPAEESAAITRAIAALFTSKKGKMDSDDPNRTLVPVYLTNSDAEWLKAEIVGKWSDLLEASKVQIADEEDESEETDKKKKKKKASIPPALKDIVDGLIDRTSKQAGAPDIALFGRMLADRPDTNVDAACQVSHAISTHRVNMELDYFTAVDDLQKDEETGAAMIGVTAFNSACFYRYARIDWGLLVKNLGDDKELARKTVEGFLRAAALAIPSGKQNSFAAQNPPDFMLGVVRKDGQSWSLANAFETPVKPGRDGGLMSASIQKLDEYWAKLNKAYGGNGMTTAALSLDVPPANLPTEENMESWLKKLLGSLE; translated from the coding sequence ATGTTCATCGAACTTCATATCTTACAGAACTTTGCCCCCTCCAACCTCAACCGTGACGATACGGGCAACCCGAAGGACACCGAGTTTGGCGGCGTACGCCGCGCGCGGATTTCCTCGCAGGCGATCAAACGCGCCATGCGCAAGCACGATGTTTTCAAAAACACCGTCAAGACCGATATTGGTTTTCGCACCCGTTACTTGACCAGAAAGTTGAATGGTCTGCTTGAAAAAAGCAATAAACCCGCCGAAGAATCCGCTGCTATTACCAGAGCGATTGCCGCGCTCTTCACCAGCAAGAAAGGCAAAATGGATTCTGATGACCCAAACCGCACGCTTGTACCTGTGTATCTGACAAATTCAGATGCGGAATGGTTGAAGGCAGAAATTGTTGGGAAATGGAGCGATCTCTTGGAGGCTTCAAAAGTCCAAATTGCCGACGAAGAAGATGAAAGTGAAGAAACCGACAAGAAAAAGAAGAAGAAAAAAGCCAGCATTCCGCCCGCTTTGAAAGACATCGTAGATGGCTTGATTGACCGCACCTCCAAGCAGGCAGGAGCGCCAGACATTGCGCTCTTTGGACGCATGTTGGCAGATCGCCCTGATACAAATGTTGATGCCGCCTGCCAGGTCTCTCACGCCATTTCTACCCATCGGGTCAACATGGAGTTAGATTACTTTACTGCAGTAGATGACTTGCAAAAAGATGAAGAGACTGGCGCGGCAATGATTGGCGTCACCGCTTTCAACAGCGCTTGCTTCTATCGCTATGCCCGTATTGACTGGGGTTTGCTCGTCAAGAATCTTGGCGATGACAAAGAACTCGCCCGCAAGACCGTGGAAGGCTTTTTGCGCGCGGCGGCGTTGGCGATCCCCTCTGGCAAGCAGAACAGTTTTGCCGCCCAAAACCCGCCCGACTTCATGCTCGGCGTTGTCCGCAAGGATGGACAATCCTGGTCATTGGCAAATGCCTTTGAAACGCCCGTCAAACCTGGGCGCGATGGCGGGCTAATGTCCGCTTCGATACAAAAACTGGATGAGTATTGGGCGAAGTTGAATAAAGCCTACGGCGGCAACGGCATGACGACCGCCGCGTTGTCGCTGGACGTTCCGCCTGCAAATCTTCCTACTGAAGAAAATATGGAAAGCTGGTTGAAAAAACTGCTCGGCTCGTTGGAGTAA
- a CDS encoding type I-E CRISPR-associated protein Cse2/CasB, translated as MSSLEERFIDRLKQMAEGGERGALASLRRGLGQPPGTVAEMYRYVEPFLGGMESGARYKESAFYLVAALFAFHPKSTNEGNMGTHLAKTRTDAGTDALERRFTALLAAHPDDLSEYLRQAVSFLKSKEIPVNWNQLLRDLQNWDKRDDPKYSVQKRWAREFWRKNQPTDSTDTSNEKGE; from the coding sequence ATGAGCAGTTTGGAAGAACGATTTATAGACCGTCTGAAACAGATGGCGGAAGGAGGCGAGCGCGGCGCGTTGGCTTCCCTGCGGCGCGGACTCGGTCAGCCGCCTGGCACGGTGGCAGAAATGTACCGTTATGTCGAACCGTTTCTCGGCGGGATGGAGAGCGGCGCGCGTTACAAAGAATCCGCTTTCTATTTAGTGGCGGCGTTGTTTGCCTTTCATCCAAAGTCCACAAATGAAGGCAACATGGGAACACATCTGGCAAAGACCCGCACAGACGCTGGTACGGACGCGCTGGAACGCCGTTTTACTGCCCTGCTTGCCGCGCATCCCGATGACCTGTCCGAATATCTGCGTCAGGCAGTGAGTTTTCTCAAGTCGAAAGAGATTCCAGTTAATTGGAATCAACTGCTTCGGGATTTGCAAAATTGGGACAAGCGGGACGACCCCAAATATTCCGTTCAAAAAAGATGGGCGCGGGAATTTTGGCGCAAAAATCAACCAACCGATTCAACCGATACTTCAAACGAAAAAGGAGAATAA
- a CDS encoding type I-E CRISPR-associated protein Cse1/CasA codes for MTCSFNLIDEPWIPCVQMDGHVMEYSLYNTLAQAHQLRSVQGNTPLETAAVYRLMLAVIHSALKGPATQTEWRNLWQKKKWDMADFDTYLNAQSRKTRFDLFDKKRPFYQIKDERVKPKTASQLTHGMGTANELFDHESVTENVVFTCAEAARMLLVGQVFGLGGGCDPKQKLYLSSGAWTKGIIFFAEGDNLFETLMLNTLLYKDDRPINRLGKDLPAWDMDDPYEDERNKPNGYLDYLTWQNRRFLLFPETIQGKVMVRQMTIAPGLVMGAENFFDPMKQYKKGKKDWIRLDFKEEKGLWRDSHLLLHLSRKDNQGDSQPPQFIDRLAELVDESILDKKHLFHYMAYGIGMDPENPQMARIILYKSEHLPVPFSYFQSNENEDLVGTVRQAIEFADNVRAKLSFATSVLAKFFISPTADLKDGKQPDSKDIKKLASHYGAERFFWSRLEVPFYEFLQTMPEDESALSRWKETLQETAWEALKNAERMAGENTKALKAATRAEGVLYGELKKLFPESQPQKEVPA; via the coding sequence ATGACCTGTTCATTCAACTTGATTGATGAGCCTTGGATTCCCTGCGTGCAAATGGATGGGCATGTCATGGAATACAGTTTGTATAACACGCTTGCCCAAGCACATCAACTGAGGAGCGTTCAAGGGAATACCCCACTTGAAACCGCCGCTGTATATCGTTTGATGCTGGCTGTGATTCACAGCGCTTTGAAGGGGCCAGCCACTCAAACAGAATGGCGAAATCTTTGGCAAAAGAAGAAATGGGATATGGCAGATTTTGACACATACCTCAATGCTCAATCCCGAAAAACGCGCTTTGACTTGTTCGATAAAAAAAGACCATTTTATCAAATAAAGGATGAACGAGTTAAACCCAAAACTGCTTCCCAACTTACTCATGGCATGGGTACAGCGAACGAATTATTTGACCATGAAAGCGTCACTGAAAACGTGGTGTTCACATGCGCCGAGGCTGCCCGTATGCTGCTGGTTGGACAGGTTTTCGGTTTAGGCGGCGGGTGTGACCCAAAGCAAAAATTGTATCTTTCATCTGGCGCGTGGACAAAAGGGATTATTTTCTTTGCGGAAGGCGATAATCTCTTTGAAACCTTAATGCTGAATACCCTTCTCTACAAGGACGACAGACCGATAAATCGTTTGGGAAAAGATTTGCCCGCTTGGGATATGGATGACCCCTACGAGGATGAGCGAAACAAGCCAAATGGCTATTTAGATTATTTGACATGGCAAAATCGGAGATTTTTGCTCTTCCCAGAAACTATTCAAGGAAAAGTCATGGTTCGCCAAATGACCATTGCGCCAGGGCTTGTGATGGGTGCGGAAAATTTCTTTGACCCAATGAAGCAGTACAAAAAAGGGAAGAAGGATTGGATAAGGCTTGATTTCAAGGAAGAAAAGGGTTTATGGCGTGATAGTCATTTGCTATTGCACCTAAGCAGAAAAGACAATCAAGGAGATAGCCAGCCGCCGCAATTTATAGACAGGCTTGCCGAACTAGTTGATGAAAGTATTCTTGACAAGAAACACTTGTTTCATTACATGGCTTACGGAATCGGCATGGATCCAGAAAATCCACAAATGGCAAGGATCATTTTATACAAGTCTGAACACCTTCCTGTGCCGTTTTCATATTTTCAGTCAAACGAAAATGAAGATTTGGTTGGTACTGTCAGGCAAGCCATTGAATTTGCAGACAATGTACGCGCTAAATTGTCTTTTGCGACAAGCGTCTTGGCAAAGTTCTTTATATCGCCAACTGCCGACTTGAAAGATGGAAAGCAGCCTGACTCAAAAGACATAAAAAAACTTGCAAGCCATTACGGCGCAGAGCGTTTCTTCTGGAGCAGGCTGGAAGTCCCGTTTTATGAATTCCTGCAAACCATGCCAGAGGATGAATCCGCCCTTAGCCGATGGAAAGAAACCTTGCAAGAAACCGCATGGGAGGCATTGAAAAACGCGGAACGCATGGCGGGCGAAAATACAAAGGCGCTCAAAGCCGCGACCAGAGCCGAGGGCGTTTTGTACGGTGAACTCAAAAAACTGTTTCCAGAATCACAACCCCAAAAGGAGGTACCAGCATGA